A single Gasterosteus aculeatus chromosome 2, fGasAcu3.hap1.1, whole genome shotgun sequence DNA region contains:
- the LOC120829586 gene encoding caspase recruitment domain-containing protein 19 isoform X2: MCRCCVRMDNHHGGLRSVMWPPGTAGGGGGSAQSGAARWCNRTGATVAPGEARKVTPGRPSEGRETHAARLRVGMTDIDDSHERLQRDAQFLCSDRRMDTELVDRLVLQLNRIYPQILSDKEAHRFRDLSVPTEARLAQLLAFLRGKGEEACHEFYRGLHILAENVYAGLPSRAIRREVADPKRTTAGTIRPQRYVQNDRGSMFFLSCFSVVVGAAMLYYYGEGETLRSTCPFLQGSAAGFSKGANYVFVSYAEVGRQRT; the protein is encoded by the exons ATG TGCCGCTGCTGTGTGCGGATGGATAATCACCACGGGGGCCTGAGGTCGGTGATGTGGCCTCCgggcacagcggggggggggggggggagcgcgcAGAGCGGCGCGGCGCGCTGGTGTAACCGGACAGGAGCCACCGTCGCACCGGGGGAGGCCAGGAAAGTCACACCCGGGAGGCCGTCGGAAGGGCGCGAGACCCACGCGGCCCGTCTCCGTGTCGGCATGACAG ACATTGACGATTCCCACGAGCGGCTCCAGAGGGACGCCCAGTTCCTCTGCTCGGACCGCAGGATGGACACCGAACTGGTCGACAGGCTGGTGCTGCAGCTGAACCGGATCTACCCCCAGATACTCAGCGACAAGGAAGCCCACAGG TTCAGGGACCTGAGCGTCCCCACCGAGGCGAGGTTAGCTCAGCTGTTGGCGTTCCTGCGTGGGAAGGGCGAGGAAGCGTGTCACGAATTCTACCGAGGACTTCACATCCTCGCCGAGAACGTCTACGCCGGCCTTCCGTCCAGAGCAATACGAAGAG AGGTGGCCGATCCAAAGAGAACGACCGCTGGGACGATCCGCCCGCAGCGATACGTACAGAACGACAGAG gGTCCATGTTCTTCCTGAGCTGTTTCAGCGTCGTGGTCGGCGCCGCGATGCTCTACTACTACGGAG AGGGGGAGACGTTGAGGAGCACTTGTCCTTTTCTTCAAGGCTCTGCGGCGGGTTTCAGCAAAGGTGCTAACTATGTTTTCGTTTCCTACGCCGAGGTTGGAAGGCAGAGGACATGA
- the LOC120829586 gene encoding uncharacterized protein LOC120829586 isoform X3, with protein sequence MCRCCVRMDNHHGGLRSVMWPPGTAGGGGGSAQSGAARWCNRTGATVAPGEARKVTPGRPSEGRETHAARLRVGMTDIDDSHERLQRDAQFLCSDRRMDTELVDRLVLQLNRIYPQILSDKEAHRFRDLSVPTEARLAQLLAFLRGKGEEACHEFYRGLHILAENVYAGLPSRAIRRGSMFFLSCFSVVVGAAMLYYYGEGETLRSTCPFLQGSAAGFSKGANYVFVSYAEVGRQRT encoded by the exons ATG TGCCGCTGCTGTGTGCGGATGGATAATCACCACGGGGGCCTGAGGTCGGTGATGTGGCCTCCgggcacagcggggggggggggggggagcgcgcAGAGCGGCGCGGCGCGCTGGTGTAACCGGACAGGAGCCACCGTCGCACCGGGGGAGGCCAGGAAAGTCACACCCGGGAGGCCGTCGGAAGGGCGCGAGACCCACGCGGCCCGTCTCCGTGTCGGCATGACAG ACATTGACGATTCCCACGAGCGGCTCCAGAGGGACGCCCAGTTCCTCTGCTCGGACCGCAGGATGGACACCGAACTGGTCGACAGGCTGGTGCTGCAGCTGAACCGGATCTACCCCCAGATACTCAGCGACAAGGAAGCCCACAGG TTCAGGGACCTGAGCGTCCCCACCGAGGCGAGGTTAGCTCAGCTGTTGGCGTTCCTGCGTGGGAAGGGCGAGGAAGCGTGTCACGAATTCTACCGAGGACTTCACATCCTCGCCGAGAACGTCTACGCCGGCCTTCCGTCCAGAGCAATACGAAGAG gGTCCATGTTCTTCCTGAGCTGTTTCAGCGTCGTGGTCGGCGCCGCGATGCTCTACTACTACGGAG AGGGGGAGACGTTGAGGAGCACTTGTCCTTTTCTTCAAGGCTCTGCGGCGGGTTTCAGCAAAGGTGCTAACTATGTTTTCGTTTCCTACGCCGAGGTTGGAAGGCAGAGGACATGA
- the LOC120829586 gene encoding caspase recruitment domain-containing protein 19 isoform X1 encodes MDNHHGGLRSVMWPPGTAGGGGGSAQSGAARWCNRTGATVAPGEARKVTPGRPSEGRETHAARLRVGMTDIDDSHERLQRDAQFLCSDRRMDTELVDRLVLQLNRIYPQILSDKEAHRFRDLSVPTEARLAQLLAFLRGKGEEACHEFYRGLHILAENVYAGLPSRAIRREVADPKRTTAGTIRPQRYVQNDRGSMFFLSCFSVVVGAAMLYYYGEGETLRSTCPFLQGSAAGFSKGANYVFVSYAEVGRQRT; translated from the exons ATGGATAATCACCACGGGGGCCTGAGGTCGGTGATGTGGCCTCCgggcacagcggggggggggggggggagcgcgcAGAGCGGCGCGGCGCGCTGGTGTAACCGGACAGGAGCCACCGTCGCACCGGGGGAGGCCAGGAAAGTCACACCCGGGAGGCCGTCGGAAGGGCGCGAGACCCACGCGGCCCGTCTCCGTGTCGGCATGACAG ACATTGACGATTCCCACGAGCGGCTCCAGAGGGACGCCCAGTTCCTCTGCTCGGACCGCAGGATGGACACCGAACTGGTCGACAGGCTGGTGCTGCAGCTGAACCGGATCTACCCCCAGATACTCAGCGACAAGGAAGCCCACAGG TTCAGGGACCTGAGCGTCCCCACCGAGGCGAGGTTAGCTCAGCTGTTGGCGTTCCTGCGTGGGAAGGGCGAGGAAGCGTGTCACGAATTCTACCGAGGACTTCACATCCTCGCCGAGAACGTCTACGCCGGCCTTCCGTCCAGAGCAATACGAAGAG AGGTGGCCGATCCAAAGAGAACGACCGCTGGGACGATCCGCCCGCAGCGATACGTACAGAACGACAGAG gGTCCATGTTCTTCCTGAGCTGTTTCAGCGTCGTGGTCGGCGCCGCGATGCTCTACTACTACGGAG AGGGGGAGACGTTGAGGAGCACTTGTCCTTTTCTTCAAGGCTCTGCGGCGGGTTTCAGCAAAGGTGCTAACTATGTTTTCGTTTCCTACGCCGAGGTTGGAAGGCAGAGGACATGA